The Candidatus Desulfarcum epimagneticum DNA segment GTTGAGATCGTCATATGAGAAAACTTCCCTTAAATTGTTCACATGATCGATTCGCCTTTTGACATTATTCACTTTGTCATACGTGTATTCAAGATCGCGGATCGGAGCATTCGACCCCAAAACAGTTCGGATCCGGCCCAGATGGCCGGTGGCGGGGTCGTAATTCCGACGGGTCTCAAGTCCGTTTCCGAACCTGAATCGGGTCAGCCGCCGGGAGGCGTCCCGCTCCGCGACTTCCCAGAAGGAAAGATTTCCCTCGTCATCCACCATTTCACTTTCAACTTCAATGATTCTTTGCATCCTGTGCTCGATTGTTTCCGCCAGGGTCAAAAAATAATCCGCCACCATTTCGAAAAAACGGATATGTCTCGCAAAAATTCGTGGAAGTGTTTTAGACCATATTTCAATCAGGCCAATGATATGCCCGGCGAAATCCAGACATCTCTGCCGCATGATCGACATGGCCCTCAAATCATAAACGGAACGCGGCCCCAGGCTTTTGACAGCCGACAAATACCCATCGTCGGTGTACACATTTTTCAAAACAAATCCCCCGGGCAACATTTTTTTGCTTACTCGACCTTCGCTGTCATAAAACGTTCGGGATAAAAATGTCCCCCGGCCCGCTATTTTTGTCTCAACCTTATCTGGGCGTCCAAACCCGTCATATCCATATGTCCGGCTGAACCCGTCGGCATGGGGAGCCCTTTCAGATGCGAGTTTTCCTTTTCCCATGTTCGCCGTGTCATAGGTCCATGTGGACACGCCCTCGGTTTCTGTTCGCTTGACCATGCGCCCGAGTTTGTCATAATCCATGGTCACGGTCTGATTTTTGGCGTTTGTCTGGCTGATCAGCTCATCAAAGGCGTTATACGTGTATGTCCATCCTCCCATGTCCGGATCGCTCATGGATATTTTCCGGTTCCGGTTGTCATAGGTCATGGTGGTCGTCACGCCTGCGGCGTCGGTTTCAAGCAGGTTTCCCAAAGCGTCGTAGGAATACGTCACCGACGCGCCTTCCTCCTCGTTGACTTGAACCACATTGCCCAGAACATCTTTTGTGGTGGTCTTTGTCTGGAGCAGGGCGTTGGTTTCAGTGGTTAAAAGACCGCTGTAAGAAACAGAGTTCACCGAATCGGCGCCGTCCGGTCCAGGATAAATTATTCTTTCGGCCCGACCGATTTCGTCATATTGGGTTTCCACGCCCCCGGCCCTGCCATCGTCCACTTTGACTCTTCTCTGGCAGACCGTTCCGTCCGGTTCCACGTAAGTTTCTGTGGTATATACCTCATTGCCGGAAAAATACGGCAATGAAGAAAAAACTTCCCGTCCGGAAGCGTCATATTCCTTGTCCTGGTAAACCGCTCGACCGTCAAATCCGGTGGTTTCCTGGCGGACGGCCCTGTCCATGGCGTCGTAATAGACGGTTTTCGGGGGAGCCCCGCTTGATGTTTCCGTCACTTTATATATTTTATGAGTTGTGTCCGAATACGACGCCCCGCTCTCGATTTGATCGGACCAGGCGTAAGCCCACGCAGTCTGCGTTCCATCCACCCGACTTTCCTGTTCCTCCCGCCCCAGGCTGTCGTATTCCCAGTCGGTGACCAGTCTGTTTGGGCCTGTGAGCCGGGTCGGAACGCCCCACCGGGGATCATATTCCCAAGTCTCGGTGTGTCCCAGGGCGTTGGTGATGGTTTTGGGGAACAATCCATTGGAATCGAACGCGGTTCGAGTGGTCCGGGTCTGGACGTCCTTCCCGGAGAGGGATACGGATATCCTGTTCCCGAACTTGTCGTATTGATAGGTTTCCGTCAGCTTCAAATCGGCGTCGCCGGGCTCTGTGGTTTTGGTCAAAAGCAGGCCGGTGGCGGAGTCATATGTAAAACCGGAAGCGCGTGTCTGGGTGTGGCCGTAACCTTTGTAAACGCTGGAGGATGCGGTGAGCTGGCCCAGGAACCAGTTCGAGATGTCGTTGTGGTAAGCGCTTGTCGTGGTTTTGACAAAGGTCTGCCCCCCGCCGGTTTTGGTGACAACAGTTTTCCCCACGTTGCCGTAATCATCAAAATCACTGTTTTGTGTCACTTCTCCGGCGACAAAAGTCCCGTCAACCTCGAAATCAGCCTTTACGCTTTCGACCGCATATGGAAAATATACCTTTCCGCCATATAACGCCTCTTCCCTATATATATCGTCATACATATCCACCACATCTTTTATTAAAATATCCCTTTCGGCTTCTCTGATTTTCACTTTCATTCTTTCCGGTTTTCCCACATAGGGAAAATCCTGGCGGAACTCCGTCCGGGTGACGATCCCGGTCTGTTCGTTTGTGGATTCTATCCATTCAAAACCTAAGTTTCCCCTGCCCTGAACATGAACCTTCGCGCCTCCGTATTGGTAAGACAGGTGGTTCATGCCTCCGATTCCATTGGAGGAACTCACCCTTGACACAAGCCGTGTCGGACCGGCGATATCCACCACAGGGTAAACGGAGCCACTGTTTTTTGTATGAACCGAAGAGTCTGAAAGGCTCTTGTATTCAATGGTCGTGGTTAAATCCATTGAGCTGGTGATGGAAGTGATGATCGGGCGGCGTCCGGTATTGAGTCCCACATGGAAACCTGACGTCCCGCTTCCCCAATGACTGCTTTGGATACGATCCGGAAGACCGTCGCCGTTTATGTCCCTGAGGTCCGCGTCAATGTAACTGTAAGCGTACTCCGTATTTGAGGTGGTGTTGACATGAACCGGGTAAACCGACACATCTCCGGCCGGACTCGTCCATTTTACGGGAGCGCCGAAACCGCTTCCGTTATTCAAGCCCACATAAAAACCGGATATCCCGTCCTCCCAGTTTTGATACGCCACTTTGTCCGGAAGACCATCTCCGTTCATGTCCATCAGCTTTGAACATATATTGCCGCCGCTGTTTTTGTGAATCGGGTTGTTTTGCCAGGTCTGGCTGGATTGAGCGCGGCTGATCCAGTCCTGCGGACTCTCAAAACCGGCCCCGTTGTTCAAGCCCACATAAAAACCGGCGGTCCCGTCCTCCCAGTTCTGATACGCCACTTTGTCCGGAAGGCCATCTCCGTTCATGTCCATCAAATCTGAATACGTGTGGTCATCATCGGCGTAAATCGGGTAATGATACCAGGTCTGGCCGGATTGGCCATTGGTGATCCATTCAGCCGGACTGTCAAAACCACTTCCGTTATTCAAACCCACATAAAAACCAGCGGTCCCGTCCTCCCAGTTTTGATACGCCACTTTGTCCGGAAGGCCGTCTCCGTTCATGTCCATCAGCTTTGAGCATGTATTCCCACTGCTGTCTTTGTGGACCGGATTGTTTTGCCAGGTCCGGCCGGATTGAGCCCTGCTGATCCATCTGGCGGGAGGGTTAAAACCGCCTCCGTTATTCAAGCCCACATAAAAACCGGCGCTGCCATTTCGCCAATCCTTATACGCCACTTTGTCGGGAAGACCGTCGCCGTTCATGTCCATCAAATCCGAATACGTGTGGTCTTCATCGGCGTAAATCGGGTAATGATACCAGGTCTGGGCGGATTGGCCATCTCTGATCCATTCGACGGGAGAGTCGAAGCCACTTCCGTTGTTCAATCCCACATAAAAACCGGCGGTCCCGTTCTGCCAGTTTTGATACGCCACTTTGTCTGGAAGGCCGTCGCCGTTCATGTCGAGAAGGGTTGCGGCGGGGGTATAGTTGAGGTTATTCCTGAACTTAGTATGGAACCCCTTCGATACACGGGTATCACCGGGGTAACTGCCATCGCTTCTTGCTGTTGCGCGACGTAGTGACATTATTGCCGAAGAAATTATTTTAGAAATATATAGAGGCGCTATTCCACCGTTGCGAGTAGCACCGGATCCGAAGTTATGGAAAACGTAAACAGGAATAGTGGGCCACTCATCCAATAAATTTCCTGTATTTGGATTGGATATCCATTCCGCCGGAGAATCAAGATCGCGACCATTGTTAAGCCCCACATAAAATCCCCGGTCACCGCCCTGCCAGTTCCTGTACGAAACTCGATCTGTAAGCCCATCTCCATTCATATCCAGCAGCATCGAATAGACATTTCCGTACGTTTTCTGAAACAAAGCGGAAGTCACAAAAGGTGGAAAATGAGTTTCGGAATAACTGCCGCTTGACGCCTGAAACCACTGGTAAGGCGAATCAAAACCATCCGCGCCTGTTTCCCATGTAAACCTCACCGGCGGCAGGGCGCTCCCACCACCGTCAAACTCCTGAACCGACTCCAGAAAACTTTTGCCATGAGCGGAAGAGGCCCTGTAGTTGAGACGATATTCCCTGACCAGGGTGTCGGCCCCTTGGTAGTCGGCGTAGGTCTTGACGCTTTTCAGCCGTTGGGTCATGCTTATTTTAGATCCTGCGGAATATTTCACCACAGGGTCATGCCTGTCTTCATATTCAAATCGCACGGAGTTGTTTCCGCCCGCGTAATCGATCCGGGTGACGCGGCTCTCACCTTCGGCGACGTTCTCATGATACGTGTAGGTCATCACATTCCCGGAAGTGTCCGTCACCTTGCTCAGCATCCACATCCGAACGGATGACTTCCCCTGGGCCTCTATGCGTGAATCCGCCGTGCCGCCATACTCCATGAGCATGCCGTCACGGGTGGTGACCGTAAAAGACGCGGGCCCGCTCCCGGCGGAGCCCTCTGAGACAATTTTGGAAAAACCGTCTATCTCGGTCCGGTATTCGGTCCCGTCCCCGCCGTCATCACCGGAAATGGCGATCAGCCTCCGGCCGTCCAGAAAAAACCGGTCTTTTGAACTGTAATACACCCCGCCCTTGAAGCCGTCCTGGGCGATGGTGGCCCCGCCCCGGTGAATGGCGGAAAGACCGGAAATGTTCCAGCCGATCCCCAGGAGCCCGTTGGGAGCGCGGCTGCTGTATTTCAGCGCCGGTCGGGGCTCCAGTTTGTTCACGCCTGGAGGAACCATGATGGGAATGGAATAAGCGGCGGCGCCGTTTTCCACGTTGAAAGAGCCGGGTGTTTGTCCAACCAGGGAGGCGGTTTCATCAGCCCGCGCATTCACCCGAAACACGGTTAAACAGAGAAGCGCGAACACATTGAAATATAAAATGATCTGCGTTTTTTTTAAACGGCTCATGATTTTCTCCCGCTCGATAAAACCTTGGCCATTTTTCTCGGACCCTCTCTCCAACGTCTCTTCATCAACCTGCTCACTTTTCCGCGTTTTCCAATCCCGCTTTTTCTTGACATGGGATTTAAAGGAGATTATAAATATTTATTTGAATCAGTGACATTCAGGCGCTTGTTTCAAGCTTAATAGGGAACCCCGTTAAAGTCGGGGACGGGCCCGCCGCTGTGAGCGCGTACGAAAGCTGTGTTTCGCCACTGTCCCGGTTTTGGGGATGGGAAGGCTCAGCCGGTAGGATGATGCGCAAGTCAGAAGACCTGCCTGAATGAAAAGACGGCGTTTTTCCCGGAAAGAAAAACGCCCCGCTTAGGATCTTGAGTAAAAAAGGGATGCCCCGGATCAAACAGTGATGAGGTCCGGGGTTTTTTATTTTCCGGGCCTGGATGCTCCGGACCGTTCCGGTTCGGAGACGCCTGGGAGGCTGACGAGATGTTGAAAAAGACAATGATGGTTTTTGCGCTGGCGTTTTTCCTGGCCGGCGGAGAGGGACTGGCCGACGGCGGGAGCAAAAAAGACGACGGCGATATCAAAACACTGGACGCCATTGTGGTGACTGCCACCAAAACAAAGGAGAAAAGGAAGGACATCCCCAACTCGGTGATCGTCAAGGACGCGTTTGACATTGAACAGTCACCGGCCTCGGGACTGGGCGCGCTTCTGGCCGGGGAGCCGGGGGTGGACTGGCGAAGCTACGGCGATTACGGCGGCGCCGCCCAGGAGCTTCATATTCGCGGCATGGGGGGAAGCGAGGTCCAGGTTCTGGTGAACGGAATCAGCGTCAATTCGCCGTCTTTGGGAACCGCCGACATCAGCGGAATCAACCTGGACAATATCGAGCGGATCGAGGTGGTCAAAGGCTCCGGATCCCTTTTGTACGGGTCCGGCGCCATGGGCGGCTCCGTGAATATCATCACCAAAGGGCCGGAGCGGGATCACCCCCTTTTGAAAGTCACCGCCGGCTTCGGGGAGAATGGCGCATACCGGCTGTCCGCCGACCAGGGCATGTTCATCTCAAAAAACACGGGCTGGCATCTGTCTGTGGGAAGAAGAGAGACTGATGGACACCGAAACAATGGCCGGCTGACTCAAAACGACCTGTCCCTGAAACTGACGCATGAACAGGACGATATTTTCAACGTCAGCCTCTACGGAAATTATATCAGCCGTTTATATGGAAACCCGGGAATTCAACCGCCTCCGGAGGCAAACCTCGTCTTTAATGAAGTCAACGGCGAGCCGTTTTATGATGATGAGTCGGCCAGTCTGAAGGATGAGGGGAAATCCGTGGACAAGCGTCTGTCGCTCACTGTGGACGCCAAGCCGAAAAAATGGCTGGGGATCCATGTCCGGGGCCACTGGTCCGACATGGAAAGCGACGACCAGAAGTGGGAAAACGCCTCCACCTGGGGCAGCCAGGCCGGGGAAAGCAAAAAAACAAGGGTGGACAACCGGGTGTTCGGCGCCGAAGTCAATTTTGAGATTGAACCCCGTTTGGAAACCAAGATACTTATAGGCGCCGATATCAAGGACCATGTCTGGAAGACCCGGGGTGTGGATTTTAACGCCTCGGGACTCGCCACAGGGGAAAGCCTGAACAGCGCCTCCATCAAAACCCGTGGCTTTTTCATTGAGGCGCAGCTTCGGCTTAACCGCTATGTGAAGGGACTGGCCGGGATCCGGAATGAGCGCCACGAATTTTTCGGCCGGGAAAACCTTCCCCTTTTCGGTCTCATCGTCAATCCCATGGACAACCTGGCGCTGAAGATCAACCACGGCAAGCATTTCAAAGCGCCCTCCCCCAACGATCTGTTCTGGCCGGAGGACAATTTCGTCCGGGGCAATCCCGATCTCAAACCCCAGACCGGCTGGCACACCAACGCCGTCCTGGAATACGAGATCCCTGAAAAAAAGCTGGATATCTCCCTGTCCTGGTTTAAATGGAACATCGACGATAAAATCACCTGGGCCAAAAATCCCAATTTTCCCGGACCCTTTGGGGAGGATAAATGGACCCCTTCGAACCTCAACAAGAGCCGGGGAACAGGCTGGGAACTCGGCCTCCGTTACAATCCCCTGGATTCCCTGGGACTGTCTTTGGCATGCACCCTTACGGACGCCGAGGATGAGACGCCCGATTTGACCCGGCAGGCCCAATATGTCCCTGAATATTCATTTAAAACAGGATTGGCATACAGGAACGATCTGGGAATTTCGCTCGCGGTGGATATCCGCCTCGTCGGCGAA contains these protein-coding regions:
- a CDS encoding conserved hypothetical protein (Evidence 4 : Unknown function but conserved in other organisms), which gives rise to MSRLKKTQIILYFNVFALLCLTVFRVNARADETASLVGQTPGSFNVENGAAAYSIPIMVPPGVNKLEPRPALKYSSRAPNGLLGIGWNISGLSAIHRGGATIAQDGFKGGVYYSSKDRFFLDGRRLIAISGDDGGDGTEYRTEIDGFSKIVSEGSAGSGPASFTVTTRDGMLMEYGGTADSRIEAQGKSSVRMWMLSKVTDTSGNVMTYTYHENVAEGESRVTRIDYAGGNNSVRFEYEDRHDPVVKYSAGSKISMTQRLKSVKTYADYQGADTLVREYRLNYRASSAHGKSFLESVQEFDGGGSALPPVRFTWETGADGFDSPYQWFQASSGSYSETHFPPFVTSALFQKTYGNVYSMLLDMNGDGLTDRVSYRNWQGGDRGFYVGLNNGRDLDSPAEWISNPNTGNLLDEWPTIPVYVFHNFGSGATRNGGIAPLYISKIISSAIMSLRRATARSDGSYPGDTRVSKGFHTKFRNNLNYTPAATLLDMNGDGLPDKVAYQNWQNGTAGFYVGLNNGSGFDSPVEWIRDGQSAQTWYHYPIYADEDHTYSDLMDMNGDGLPDKVAYKDWRNGSAGFYVGLNNGGGFNPPARWISRAQSGRTWQNNPVHKDSSGNTCSKLMDMNGDGLPDKVAYQNWEDGTAGFYVGLNNGSGFDSPAEWITNGQSGQTWYHYPIYADDDHTYSDLMDMNGDGLPDKVAYQNWEDGTAGFYVGLNNGAGFESPQDWISRAQSSQTWQNNPIHKNSGGNICSKLMDMNGDGLPDKVAYQNWEDGISGFYVGLNNGSGFGAPVKWTSPAGDVSVYPVHVNTTSNTEYAYSYIDADLRDINGDGLPDRIQSSHWGSGTSGFHVGLNTGRRPIITSITSSMDLTTTIEYKSLSDSSVHTKNSGSVYPVVDIAGPTRLVSRVSSSNGIGGMNHLSYQYGGAKVHVQGRGNLGFEWIESTNEQTGIVTRTEFRQDFPYVGKPERMKVKIREAERDILIKDVVDMYDDIYREEALYGGKVYFPYAVESVKADFEVDGTFVAGEVTQNSDFDDYGNVGKTVVTKTGGGQTFVKTTTSAYHNDISNWFLGQLTASSSVYKGYGHTQTRASGFTYDSATGLLLTKTTEPGDADLKLTETYQYDKFGNRISVSLSGKDVQTRTTRTAFDSNGLFPKTITNALGHTETWEYDPRWGVPTRLTGPNRLVTDWEYDSLGREEQESRVDGTQTAWAYAWSDQIESGASYSDTTHKIYKVTETSSGAPPKTVYYDAMDRAVRQETTGFDGRAVYQDKEYDASGREVFSSLPYFSGNEVYTTETYVEPDGTVCQRRVKVDDGRAGGVETQYDEIGRAERIIYPGPDGADSVNSVSYSGLLTTETNALLQTKTTTKDVLGNVVQVNEEEGASVTYSYDALGNLLETDAAGVTTTMTYDNRNRKISMSDPDMGGWTYTYNAFDELISQTNAKNQTVTMDYDKLGRMVKRTETEGVSTWTYDTANMGKGKLASERAPHADGFSRTYGYDGFGRPDKVETKIAGRGTFLSRTFYDSEGRVSKKMLPGGFVLKNVYTDDGYLSAVKSLGPRSVYDLRAMSIMRQRCLDFAGHIIGLIEIWSKTLPRIFARHIRFFEMVADYFLTLAETIEHRMQRIIEVESEMVDDEGNLSFWEVAERDASRRLTRFRFGNGLETRRNYDPATGHLGRIRTVLGSNAPIRDLEYTYDKVNNVKRRIDHVNNLREVFSYDDLNRLTGASLSGAISQSISYAYDAKGNMTSKSGVGTYVYGGNSAGPHAVTSVTASDGTSRTFSYDDNGNMIRKTTTSGQTTETMSIAWTSFDKPSRFTKGGLENAFSYGPDRARHKKTVTRSGAVESVTVYIGKDYEKVTENGRDVHKYFVYAEGQLAAIYKRVDGHADETRYLHRDSLGSIDTVTNGLGDVEEKMAYAPFGSPRSVDGQPVNFSLSFTNRGFTGHEHIDDMGIIHMNGRVYDPEIGRFLSPDSFIQDIYSSQSFNRYTYCLNNPLQFTDPSGHFIDILIRAISGAVFGGVMAAINGGDILEGMITGAVSAVIFGFAGDLSAGLEDIAQVGIHVAAGAVSAGANGVITGADPGMMGESMLISGISAGVAKYGGLKLFGGSGILAGAMDNMSPEARFFVQFASYSAIGGVSGGISSSMRGGDFGDGFEQGARTSAYGFLYNMYGQRMLSRLKAYFDWTGKTEKCEEAVYDGVKKATKALVVACAVTVVVAAPEIVEGVVVVGKVAWPIIVTTAPRWTPYVEAIGVEVLSEFTGPNIPNPPNDPIGAIRILYDAIKYPSKYFRMNEE
- a CDS encoding TonB-dependent receptor plug yields the protein MLKKTMMVFALAFFLAGGEGLADGGSKKDDGDIKTLDAIVVTATKTKEKRKDIPNSVIVKDAFDIEQSPASGLGALLAGEPGVDWRSYGDYGGAAQELHIRGMGGSEVQVLVNGISVNSPSLGTADISGINLDNIERIEVVKGSGSLLYGSGAMGGSVNIITKGPERDHPLLKVTAGFGENGAYRLSADQGMFISKNTGWHLSVGRRETDGHRNNGRLTQNDLSLKLTHEQDDIFNVSLYGNYISRLYGNPGIQPPPEANLVFNEVNGEPFYDDESASLKDEGKSVDKRLSLTVDAKPKKWLGIHVRGHWSDMESDDQKWENASTWGSQAGESKKTRVDNRVFGAEVNFEIEPRLETKILIGADIKDHVWKTRGVDFNASGLATGESLNSASIKTRGFFIEAQLRLNRYVKGLAGIRNERHEFFGRENLPLFGLIVNPMDNLALKINHGKHFKAPSPNDLFWPEDNFVRGNPDLKPQTGWHTNAVLEYEIPEKKLDISLSWFKWNIDDKITWAKNPNFPGPFGEDKWTPSNLNKSRGTGWELGLRYNPLDSLGLSLACTLTDAEDETPDLTRQAQYVPEYSFKTGLAYRNDLGISLAVDIRLVGEREYYKKDTDKEPSHVLEEYATVDMKVDYRFNDHWTFSVSADNLFDKDYGVYMGSFADGSGKLVYGYYPGAGRSVRTSLSYKY